One region of Flavobacterium pisciphilum genomic DNA includes:
- a CDS encoding HEPN domain-containing protein, with translation MEGYNKEGDYFKYMKIQMKNFLWFTHTNIDCSARSDFSFDLTPYIEVFIKKELWRKKRYRTEYNFEFEKENLENLKSIKINFHIKASPYSNCHEYELILEKYFPLKKIERLKIISSGISDASRIAVIEAQFKSKKILRRNLKYLEEKNYEKVLDQLDNENHESWEESNKLKSIISEFIQFLTFNLHLNFLTHRYSFSFTDKPNPSGFSLINKNNNYFYETDRMEMLSHYIKYERETDELDSLMRKTSQFWTRDINSIHFFMEALKSNYITSNNFIKLVFTLETFFGQNVSNDYVSLVIPLIISDNISDMKKFREIIRKSFNLRNQIVHGNTLVDFNSSAKPYFNDIRNDELFFELKNVIINIFHFYIKKDLYLKKQNVHINHELIFQLLPRGIY, from the coding sequence TTGGAAGGTTATAATAAAGAAGGTGACTATTTTAAATATATGAAGATCCAAATGAAAAATTTTTTGTGGTTTACACATACTAATATCGACTGCTCGGCAAGAAGTGATTTTTCCTTTGATCTAACACCATATATAGAAGTTTTCATCAAGAAAGAATTATGGAGAAAGAAAAGATATCGAACTGAATATAATTTTGAATTTGAAAAAGAAAATTTAGAAAATTTAAAATCTATTAAAATTAATTTTCACATAAAAGCTTCGCCTTATTCAAATTGTCATGAATATGAATTAATTTTAGAAAAGTACTTCCCACTAAAAAAAATTGAACGACTTAAAATAATTTCTTCTGGGATTTCAGATGCGTCTCGCATTGCAGTTATTGAAGCTCAATTCAAATCAAAAAAAATTCTACGTAGAAATTTAAAATATTTAGAAGAGAAAAATTATGAAAAAGTATTAGACCAATTAGATAATGAAAATCATGAATCTTGGGAGGAGTCAAACAAACTAAAATCTATTATTTCCGAATTTATTCAGTTTTTGACTTTCAATTTACACCTCAATTTCTTAACTCATCGATATTCGTTTAGTTTTACAGATAAGCCAAATCCATCTGGCTTTTCCTTAATTAATAAAAACAATAATTATTTTTATGAAACAGATAGGATGGAAATGCTTTCACATTATATAAAGTATGAAAGAGAAACTGATGAACTTGACTCATTAATGAGGAAGACTTCACAGTTTTGGACGAGGGATATAAATTCGATTCACTTTTTCATGGAAGCGTTAAAAAGTAACTATATTACTTCAAATAACTTTATTAAGCTGGTGTTTACATTAGAAACTTTTTTTGGACAAAATGTATCGAACGACTATGTTTCTCTTGTCATTCCGTTAATTATTTCCGACAACATTAGTGATATGAAAAAATTTAGAGAAATAATAAGAAAGAGTTTCAATCTAAGAAATCAAATTGTTCATGGCAACACTCTTGTTGACTTTAATTCTTCAGCAAAACCATATTTTAATGATATAAGAAATGACGAACTTTTTTTTGAATTAAAAAACGTAATTATTAACATTTTTCATTTTTACATAAAAAAAGATTTGTATCTGAAAAAACAGAATGTACATATAAATCATGAACTTATATTTCAGTTATTACCCAGAGGAATATATTAA
- a CDS encoding helix-turn-helix domain-containing protein produces the protein MSTVTKPNHIGRKISRIRELKDMKQEALAQAMGTNQQAISIMENSETIEEEKLIEVAKALGVSVEAIKNFSEEGVFNYFNNFYDNSQGTVGNHHCTFNPLDKLMESVEENRKLYERLLKAEQDKIEYLEKLLKAK, from the coding sequence ATGAGTACAGTTACAAAACCAAATCACATAGGACGAAAAATCAGTCGTATTCGTGAATTAAAAGACATGAAACAAGAAGCTTTAGCCCAGGCTATGGGAACAAACCAGCAGGCCATTTCTATTATGGAAAACAGCGAAACTATAGAAGAAGAAAAACTTATCGAAGTAGCAAAAGCGTTGGGAGTAAGCGTAGAGGCAATTAAGAATTTTTCAGAAGAAGGCGTGTTTAACTATTTCAACAATTTTTACGATAATAGTCAGGGAACTGTGGGGAATCATCATTGCACGTTTAATCCATTAGATAAACTAATGGAATCTGTAGAAGAAAATAGAAAACTTTACGAGCGACTATTGAAAGCAGAACAGGATAAAATCGAATATTTGGAAAAATTACTAAAAGCAAAATAG
- a CDS encoding cation transporter, with translation MKKSIYNIKKMDCPSEEQLIRMKLNNIDHIEGLEFDISNRKLQVYHLGDTDNITDAINSLNLDSSLLTSEETLDVMSPIDNSGQSKLLWQILIINFSFFLIEIVTGFISDSMGLVADSLDMLADSIVYGLALFAVGSTVSRKIGVAKISGYFQMTLAILGLIEVLRRYIQQENIPEFGTMIIVSLFALLGNSLCLYLLQKSKSKEAHMQASMIFTSNDVIINVGVIIAGILVYYTNSMLPDLLIGICVFFLVGRGALKILSLK, from the coding sequence ATGAAAAAAAGTATCTATAATATTAAAAAAATGGATTGCCCCAGTGAAGAACAGCTTATTAGAATGAAACTTAATAATATTGATCACATTGAAGGGCTTGAATTTGATATCTCAAATAGAAAGTTACAGGTTTATCACTTAGGTGATACAGATAACATTACAGATGCAATTAACAGCCTAAATCTCGATAGCTCACTCTTAACATCTGAAGAAACTCTTGATGTTATGAGTCCAATTGATAATTCTGGACAAAGTAAACTGCTATGGCAAATTTTGATTATAAATTTTTCATTCTTTCTAATTGAAATCGTAACAGGTTTTATATCAGACTCAATGGGGTTAGTTGCTGATAGCTTAGATATGCTTGCTGATAGCATTGTTTATGGTTTAGCTCTATTTGCAGTCGGCAGCACTGTTTCAAGGAAAATTGGAGTAGCTAAAATAAGTGGATATTTTCAAATGACGCTGGCGATTTTAGGCCTTATAGAAGTCCTAAGAAGATATATACAGCAAGAAAATATTCCCGAATTCGGCACAATGATAATAGTTTCTTTATTTGCTCTCTTGGGCAATTCATTATGTCTCTATTTACTTCAAAAATCTAAAAGTAAGGAGGCACATATGCAAGCAAGCATGATTTTTACTTCCAATGATGTAATAATCAACGTTGGAGTTATCATTGCAGGAATTTTAGTTTATTATACCAATTCTATGTTGCCCGACCTCCTCATTGGTATTTGTGTATTCTTTTTAGTTGGTAGAGGAGCATTGAAAATTTTAAGTTTAAAATAA